DNA from Salinibacterium sp. dk2585:
GGGGAGGTGCTCGAGCGCACCGGTATCGCGTTCGCATTTGCCGCGATGTTCCACCCGGGATTTCGCCACGCGGGCCCCGTGCGCGCAGAGCTGGGCGTGCCGACCGTGTTCAACTTCCTCGGTCCGCTCTGTAACCCGGCGCGGCCCGAAGCATCCGCAGTGGGAGTCGCGAATCTCGAGACGGTGCCGCTGTTCGTCGGGGTGTTTCGCACGCGCGGCGCGACGGCTCTGGTGTTCCGAGGCGATGACGGCCTGGACGAATTGACGACCACCGGGCACAGCCACATCTGGGAGGTTTCGCGGGGTGACGTGCACGAGCATGACCTGGATCCCCGCGAGCTCGGCATCCCGACGGCGAAGATCGAAGACCTCATCGGGGGCGACGGCGTCGCGAACGCCGAGATTGCGCGGGCCACACTCGCGGGAGAGGCGGGTCCGGTGCGGGACATCGTGCTGCTCAATGCGGCCGCTGGCCTCATCTCCTGGGAGCTGGCCCATGACGCTGCGCAGAGCCAGGTACCGATTCTGGAGCGTTTCAAGGAGAAGCTCGTCGTTGCCGCCGAGGCGATCGATTCCGGCAGGGCAATTGCCAAGCTCGACGAGTGGGTCGCCGCCACGCAATCCTGAGAATCACGCCAGTGGCGCGACCGGGGGAGTGGGCGTACCGTCGCAGCCATGGACCAGAGCACAGCTGGTACGTATGGCCAGCATCAAGGCAGGATCACACTCGCCCAATGGCTCGAACTGCCGCATGCCGAGCAAGGCGACGTTCGCTCGGATGATGAGCGCCGTGCCAGCGAGCGTCGCTTCGCTGAATGGCACTGCTCGGTATGCGGTCGGCAACTCTCGGAACACGTGCTGGACCAGACAGGCGAGCACACCGTGTTTTCCTGTCCGGTGGGTCCAGAGGAGTCGGACCCGCCTCCGGCGCCGCCACTCGGTGAGACAGGGCAGACCAAGTTCTAGCCGGGGGTCTAGGGGCG
Protein-coding regions in this window:
- the trpD gene encoding anthranilate phosphoribosyltransferase; this translates as MSSLPTWPELLTTLLDGKDLSISEAAWAMREVMEGRASSAQLGGFLMALRAKGESVGEIVGFRDAVLENAMPLQVDPMVLDIVGTGGDRHGTVNVSTMASVVCAASGARVLKHGNRAVSSKSGASDVLTELGVNLGLPAERVGEVLERTGIAFAFAAMFHPGFRHAGPVRAELGVPTVFNFLGPLCNPARPEASAVGVANLETVPLFVGVFRTRGATALVFRGDDGLDELTTTGHSHIWEVSRGDVHEHDLDPRELGIPTAKIEDLIGGDGVANAEIARATLAGEAGPVRDIVLLNAAAGLISWELAHDAAQSQVPILERFKEKLVVAAEAIDSGRAIAKLDEWVAATQS